TTCAGGGTTGGAAATGCAACCTGAAATGCGAGATCGACTGATCGCCGCGGCGCGGAAGTGCCCCGTTCATCAAAGTTTGCATCCCGACATTGATGCACCAATCGACTTTGTCGACCTAGATTGACAGGCACGGTCTGGTTTCACTTCATCGCTCGGATCATACTGCTGCCACCCGCTTGTCCCGTTTCTCTTGTTTTGACCGATTTCTTTCATGAACCGCAGTGACATCGTGATCACCGGCGTCGGCGTGGTCTCATCAATCGGTTTGGGGCGGGAAGCCTTCACTCAGTCTCTGCTGAACGCGGACAGCGGTGTCATTGAATTGGTCGACTCCACCGTGGGCGACCGCAATGCGACGGCACGCTACAAGTTTGTCGAAGGTCAATCGGGCGACACGGAGCAACAAAGCCAGATTCAGATTGGTGCACCGATCACGGATTTCGACCCCAAGCTGTTCGTCAAACCACGAAAAGCGTTGAAGGTCATGTGCCGCGAAATTCAAACGTCGTTCGCGGCGTCGCAGATGGCGATCGAAGACGCTGGTTTGACGTCCCTGCTGCCAGCGGAACCAACCGATCAAGCCAAAAAATCTGGTCGCATCGCGGTGGATCGAATCGGCACGGTGTTTGGCAGCGAAATGCTGTACGGCGACCCCGAAGAATTGGCGGACGCTTTCGCCGCTTGCATGACCGAGGCCGGTGAGATCGACCGGTCGAAGTTTGGCAACGCGGCCATGCGATCGATCACTCCGCTTTGGATGCTGAAGTACCTGCCCAACATGCCCGCCTGTCACGTTGGAATTGCGGTCAATTCGCACGGCCCCAACAACACGTTGACCGTGGGCGATGTTTCCGGCCCGAACGCGGTGCTGGAATCCTGTGGCTACCTGCGTCGCGGAATCGCGGACATCATGGTCGCTGCAGCAGCCGGATCGCGGATGAACACCACGCGAACCATGTTCACCGAGGATCAACCGCTGACCGACGCGTCGGATCCAGTCGAACGCAGCAGCCGACCGCATGCAAAAGACGCCAAGGGAATCGTGCGAGGCGAGGGCGCGGCTTGCGTGATACTGGAAACAGCCGAGTCTGCCTCCGCCGGAAATCGAAAACCAATCGCGAAAGTTCTCGGGATGGCTTCACGGTTCATTCCATCGGCCGCATTTGCGGAAGGCCAGTTCACCAGTTCTTCCGAGGAGAACGCGGGACGTGGCTCAGCCGCCGCGATCGACGCTGCCATCCAAGCCGCTTTGTCTGATGCAGGACTGACCGCTGGCGACATCGGGCTGGTTGTCGGACACGGAATGGGCGATCCAATCATTGACGCTCAAGAAGCCAAAGCGATTGAGAAAGCTTTGCCGGGTGTGCCGGTGACTCTACCGATTGGGTTGTTGGGTCACACCGGCGCGGCAACCGGAATGATGGGGCTGACCGCTGCTGTGGTCGCCGCACAACGGGGCACCGCTCCGCCGGTTTCGCACGCATCGGACTGTCCCGACACGCTAAAGGTTGTTCCGACATCCACACCGCTTGCGAAACCGAACGTCATCGCGTTGTCGCATACCTCTCACGGATCCGCGACGGCCGTCATCGTTTCCGCGACTTGAGAAAAAGTGTATCGGTCGTTGTGATTTCGACAAACGTGTCATGCGACTGCTTCTGATTGGGACTTGAGACCAAACGACCAACTTTCTGGTCGAGTCCATCTGGTCGCTGCCGAAGTCAACTCAGACAGACGCGTGAGGCGGTTCACGCGTGACCTGAACAAGCCATGGCCTGTTCGCCCCGTGCATCCTCCCAATGCCTAGCTGAGCGACGCGATGACAATGACACGTTTCAATTCCATTCTGCGTATCGCGGTGGCCCTGCTCGGCTTTGCAGCAGTCACTTGGTCCGCAAGTTCTGCCCAAGCGGTCGAAGGCACCGAGCTGACCAGTCGCAAAGCGATTTGGGCTCCACTGCTTCCTGACTACAAAGGCGACTCGGGCGACTCCGTTGGTTTCCTGACGGACATTCGTGGTCACCATCGCTTCGACGGCTATCGCACCAGCGTCGAAGGGAACGTCACTTACGCCGTTTCTGAAAACACGGAAATGTACGGCTTCGACGCGATCATTCGCGACACGTGGACGTTTGGTGTTCACGATCTGTCGGCCGGTACCGGCTACAGCCAAATGGAATGGAAGCAAGAAATCAGCGACGACGAGTTGGACAACTCTTATCGCGGTGCGGTCATCGTCGCCGGATGGGAAACTGTCTTTGGACGCCGTCCGGTTTGGGTTGATCTGCGTTTGGGTCTGTATGACTTGGACGGTCAGTACGTCGGCAACGATGGAGTGACAACGGGTTCAATCAACACGTTCACGACGACGTTCGGTGTTGACGTCAAACACGACATCACGGTCTGTGGCATTCCCGGTCGCACAATTCTGGGGATTGATTACCTCAGCGACTATGCAACCTGGGATGGTGCCAACATGGGCTTGGACGACGCGGTCGTGCTGAAAGCTGGTTTCGAGCTATTGCTCTACTAGAACTTGCAACGCTCCGCTCGCTCTAATTCTGAGCCGGAGTGTTTGGCGCTTCGGTGACGTTGTACAGGTCCAATCGGCGATCATTCCAATTTTGGACGCTGCCCTGTTCACGGTGCCGACGAAGCAACTCGAGATCAACGTCGTAGATCACGACGGTCTCGATGTTCGGGTTTGCTTCCGCTCCAATTCCTTCCCGTGCGAACGTCACGTCGAGTGGCGTTAGCACGGCCGATTGAGCGTAATGGATGTCCGCGTTCTCGCAGAACGGCAGGTTGCCGGTGCAACCGGCGATCGCAACGTAGACATGATTCTCAACGCAGCGAGCCGCGGCGCAAGTCCGAACGCGCATGTAGCCGTGGCGATTGTCGGTGTTGAACGGTACGAAGAACAACTGTGCTCCCTTCTCCACCGCGAGCCGCGACAGTTCGGGGAACTCGATGTCGTAGCAGATCTGAATGCAAACCGGTCCGCAGTCGGTTTGGATC
This genomic window from Rhodopirellula bahusiensis contains:
- a CDS encoding beta-ketoacyl-[acyl-carrier-protein] synthase family protein, producing the protein MNRSDIVITGVGVVSSIGLGREAFTQSLLNADSGVIELVDSTVGDRNATARYKFVEGQSGDTEQQSQIQIGAPITDFDPKLFVKPRKALKVMCREIQTSFAASQMAIEDAGLTSLLPAEPTDQAKKSGRIAVDRIGTVFGSEMLYGDPEELADAFAACMTEAGEIDRSKFGNAAMRSITPLWMLKYLPNMPACHVGIAVNSHGPNNTLTVGDVSGPNAVLESCGYLRRGIADIMVAAAAGSRMNTTRTMFTEDQPLTDASDPVERSSRPHAKDAKGIVRGEGAACVILETAESASAGNRKPIAKVLGMASRFIPSAAFAEGQFTSSSEENAGRGSAAAIDAAIQAALSDAGLTAGDIGLVVGHGMGDPIIDAQEAKAIEKALPGVPVTLPIGLLGHTGAATGMMGLTAAVVAAQRGTAPPVSHASDCPDTLKVVPTSTPLAKPNVIALSHTSHGSATAVIVSAT